In Blastopirellula sp. J2-11, a single genomic region encodes these proteins:
- a CDS encoding diacylglycerol/lipid kinase family protein — translation MRRYVVIWNRNARQGAVAEEAKTELLTLAGDSFHETESFEEACRCLDQVTDSDLVIVAGGDGGISGMIHHLHSGDVRPTLAVVPLGTGNDFVRSLGYAPDPTAAIAAIRANQTANVDVVKLEYDNQSKWFINVAAGGNQRKVEDRVSDEVKQFWGPFAYARGSLEALPELEKYPLRLTLDNDAPLELELWTLTIANGRTVGGGVEIAPQAKLNNGLLEVTGLLGESLIDLGSIAASFLQGNYLDHESVFYRRAAQIRLSSEKEFEFSVDGEMITGHEFTFTTLPHAQPMIVGPEF, via the coding sequence ATGCGCCGTTACGTCGTCATCTGGAATCGAAACGCTCGTCAAGGCGCCGTCGCCGAAGAAGCGAAGACCGAACTTTTAACCCTCGCCGGCGATTCGTTTCACGAAACCGAATCCTTCGAAGAGGCTTGCCGCTGTCTCGATCAGGTCACCGATAGCGATCTGGTCATCGTCGCCGGCGGAGATGGTGGAATCAGCGGCATGATCCATCACCTGCATTCAGGGGACGTCCGACCGACTTTGGCCGTCGTACCGCTAGGCACCGGCAACGACTTCGTGCGCTCTCTCGGCTATGCGCCCGATCCCACGGCGGCGATCGCCGCGATCCGGGCCAATCAGACCGCGAACGTCGACGTGGTGAAGCTGGAATATGACAATCAGTCGAAATGGTTCATCAACGTCGCGGCCGGCGGTAATCAGCGCAAAGTCGAAGACCGCGTCAGCGATGAGGTAAAACAGTTCTGGGGGCCCTTCGCCTATGCACGCGGCAGTCTGGAAGCGCTCCCCGAGCTCGAAAAGTACCCGCTTCGCCTGACGTTGGATAACGACGCGCCGTTGGAGTTGGAACTCTGGACGCTCACGATCGCCAATGGCCGAACCGTCGGCGGAGGCGTCGAAATCGCCCCCCAAGCGAAGCTCAACAACGGGCTCCTGGAAGTGACCGGACTGCTCGGCGAAAGCCTGATCGATCTTGGTTCGATCGCCGCCAGTTTTTTGCAAGGCAACTACCTTGATCACGAGTCGGTCTTCTACCGCCGAGCCGCCCAAATCAGACTAAGCAGCGAGAAAGAGTTCGAGTTCTCCGTCGATGGTGAGATGATAACCGGCCACGAATTCACCTTCACCACCCTGCCCCACGCGCAACCGATGATCGTGGGACCAGAGTTTTGA
- a CDS encoding FAD-binding and (Fe-S)-binding domain-containing protein produces MKKLFQPDPLRILPVGHQPTADRAPDEIAEGSPAWLRDDLVEMLGADQVLSRPIDLIKYASDASPYRLFPKVIVLPRHVEEVRQIFAYAKRKQLPVTIRASGSSLSGQAQGDGILIEARRHWAGWTIEEEGRRLRVRPGTVLFRANLALAPHGYRLGPDPASGSVCTIGGVVANNSSGMCCGTAQNSYQTIESLTFLLPTGHLIDTAAPTAVEDFVSAAPELAAGLLEIKREIEADAPLVERIRRKFSIKNTTGYHMESFLDADTPLEIFRRLLIGSEGTLAFLAEAVFRTVPDDKQRLTAFLIFPDMYAAAAAVAPFVEAGAAAVELTDRASLRSVEGKPGVPQRWRDLGESATGLLIEFRESTAELRDAALSAANRVLASLDLVEPAEFTTDRRLAAQFWSVRNGLLPSVGGSRPPGTSLILEDVCFPKDRLADGAIDLQQLLAQHGYEGFVFGHASAGNLHFLITPSLNTQTDVDRYDAFMADVVALVVDKYDGSLKAEHGTGRNVAPFVVREWGPKLTGLMWKLKRLTDPDGILSPGVLLSEDIASHLQNLHTTPIVEDEVDRCVECGYCEPVCPSRNLSTTPRQRIILRREMMRQPADSPVTLALLRDYEYEAIETCAGDGVCAIACPVNINTGNLMKEFRRQEHTATQEYVAKKAAENWSTVESISRTALRVNQLSASTLGEWPAKAITGASRAIVSNDLAPAWLPNLPAAADTKLPKTDPANATAVYFMACVNRIFGDSPDAKPAPSLAEAMVAVSARAGMPVYIPRDIWGNCCATVWHSKGYEEGNAFMANKIVESLWRWSDAGRLPIVCDASSCTLGIASEILEYLTPENRERHAQLSLLDSIDWAHDFLLPRLQIAKPVGSVAVHPTCATQHLGLGEKLRALCGALALETVVPIHATCCGFAGDRGLLHPELTKAATAEQAAELDHREFDGYVSSNRTCEIGMNQATGADYRSVLFLLEELTRPDAASLG; encoded by the coding sequence ATGAAAAAGCTCTTTCAACCCGATCCGCTGCGCATTCTTCCCGTGGGGCATCAGCCGACGGCCGATCGTGCGCCAGACGAGATTGCCGAGGGTTCGCCGGCTTGGCTGCGTGATGACCTGGTCGAGATGCTGGGCGCCGATCAGGTGTTGTCGCGGCCGATCGATTTGATCAAGTACGCCAGCGATGCGAGTCCCTATCGATTGTTTCCGAAGGTGATTGTGCTGCCGCGGCATGTGGAGGAAGTACGGCAAATTTTCGCCTACGCCAAGCGAAAGCAATTGCCGGTCACGATCCGCGCCTCGGGATCAAGTCTCAGTGGTCAGGCGCAAGGAGACGGCATCCTGATCGAAGCTCGCCGTCATTGGGCCGGTTGGACCATCGAAGAAGAAGGCCGTCGCCTGCGCGTCCGTCCTGGTACGGTGTTGTTTCGCGCCAACTTGGCGCTCGCGCCGCACGGTTATCGCTTGGGCCCAGATCCGGCGAGCGGCAGCGTCTGCACCATCGGCGGCGTGGTCGCGAATAACTCAAGCGGCATGTGCTGCGGCACCGCCCAAAATTCGTATCAAACGATCGAGTCGCTGACGTTCCTGCTGCCGACGGGGCATTTGATCGACACGGCGGCGCCAACTGCGGTCGAGGACTTTGTGAGTGCGGCGCCAGAGCTTGCCGCTGGTCTGTTGGAGATCAAACGCGAAATCGAAGCGGACGCTCCCTTGGTCGAACGGATCCGCCGCAAGTTCAGTATCAAAAACACGACCGGCTATCACATGGAGTCGTTCCTCGACGCCGACACGCCGCTTGAGATTTTTCGACGACTGCTGATCGGATCGGAAGGGACGCTCGCCTTCTTGGCTGAAGCGGTCTTTCGGACGGTGCCGGACGACAAACAGCGTCTGACTGCTTTTTTGATCTTTCCCGACATGTACGCAGCGGCGGCGGCCGTCGCTCCGTTTGTAGAAGCCGGCGCGGCGGCGGTGGAATTGACCGATCGCGCGTCGCTTCGTTCGGTCGAAGGGAAGCCGGGTGTGCCGCAGCGTTGGCGCGATCTTGGCGAATCGGCGACTGGACTGTTGATCGAGTTCCGCGAGAGCACCGCCGAACTGCGTGACGCCGCACTGTCGGCCGCCAATAGGGTGTTGGCCAGTTTGGATCTGGTCGAGCCGGCCGAGTTTACGACCGATCGTCGTTTGGCGGCGCAGTTCTGGAGCGTGCGCAACGGCCTATTGCCGTCGGTGGGCGGATCGCGTCCCCCCGGCACTTCGCTCATTCTCGAAGATGTCTGCTTTCCCAAAGATCGTCTTGCGGATGGCGCAATCGATCTGCAACAGCTGCTCGCCCAGCATGGTTACGAAGGTTTTGTGTTTGGGCATGCGTCGGCCGGCAATCTGCACTTTTTGATCACGCCGTCGCTCAACACGCAGACCGATGTCGATCGCTATGACGCATTCATGGCCGATGTAGTGGCCCTGGTCGTTGACAAATACGACGGCTCCCTCAAAGCCGAACACGGCACCGGCCGCAACGTGGCGCCGTTTGTAGTGCGCGAATGGGGGCCGAAGCTGACTGGGCTGATGTGGAAGCTGAAGCGGCTGACCGATCCCGACGGGATTCTCTCACCAGGCGTGCTGTTGTCGGAAGACATCGCATCGCATCTGCAAAATCTGCACACGACGCCGATCGTTGAAGACGAAGTCGATCGCTGCGTCGAATGCGGTTACTGCGAGCCGGTTTGTCCGAGCCGTAATCTGTCGACAACGCCGCGACAGCGGATTATTTTGCGGCGCGAAATGATGCGGCAACCGGCCGACTCGCCGGTGACGCTGGCGCTGCTGCGCGACTACGAGTACGAAGCGATTGAAACCTGCGCTGGCGACGGCGTTTGTGCGATCGCTTGTCCGGTGAACATCAACACCGGCAATCTGATGAAAGAGTTTCGCCGCCAAGAGCATACGGCGACGCAAGAATACGTGGCCAAAAAAGCGGCGGAGAACTGGTCGACGGTCGAGAGCATCTCGCGGACGGCGCTGCGTGTGAATCAGTTGTCGGCAAGTACGCTGGGCGAGTGGCCCGCCAAAGCGATCACGGGCGCATCACGGGCCATCGTCAGCAACGACCTGGCGCCAGCTTGGTTGCCGAATCTACCGGCGGCGGCCGATACGAAGCTGCCCAAGACCGATCCTGCAAACGCGACGGCGGTTTACTTTATGGCCTGCGTCAATCGGATCTTCGGCGACTCGCCTGACGCGAAGCCGGCGCCCAGTCTGGCCGAAGCGATGGTCGCCGTATCGGCACGCGCCGGAATGCCGGTTTATATTCCCCGCGACATCTGGGGGAACTGCTGCGCGACGGTCTGGCACTCGAAGGGATATGAAGAGGGAAACGCATTCATGGCCAACAAGATTGTGGAGAGTCTCTGGCGCTGGAGCGACGCTGGCCGGCTGCCGATTGTCTGCGACGCGTCCTCCTGTACGTTGGGGATCGCCAGCGAGATTCTCGAGTATCTGACTCCGGAGAATCGTGAGCGACACGCTCAACTCTCGCTGCTCGATTCAATCGACTGGGCCCACGACTTTTTATTGCCCCGATTGCAGATCGCCAAGCCGGTCGGCTCGGTCGCCGTCCATCCTACCTGTGCGACGCAGCATCTGGGATTGGGAGAAAAGTTACGCGCTCTCTGTGGAGCCTTGGCGCTGGAGACCGTCGTGCCGATTCACGCAACCTGCTGCGGTTTCGCGGGCGATCGAGGGTTATTGCATCCAGAACTGACCAAGGCCGCGACCGCGGAACAAGCGGCCGAGTTGGACCATCGCGAGTTCGACGGCTATGTATCAAGCAATCGAACTTGCGAGATCGGCATGAACCAGGCGACCGGCGCCGATTATCGATCGGTGCTGTTTCTGCTGGAAGAATTGACGCGGCCTGATGCGGCGTCGCTAGGATGA